In Clostridium sp. DL-VIII, the following proteins share a genomic window:
- the spo0A gene encoding sporulation transcription factor Spo0A — translation MEDSKISVLIADDNKEFCSILNDYLLNQRDIVVTGIAKDGREALELIVEKKPDLVILDIIMPHLDGLGVLEKLNTMDLEKVPRIIILSAVGQDKITQQAITLGADYYTVKPFDMEVFTKRIREMFSNNITRETSIRSSYQSSTMMSSVSETKSKAPVDLETEITNIIHEVGVPAHIKGYMYLREAITMVVNDMELLSAVTKELYPSIAKKYNTTASRVERAIRHAIEVAWGRGQIEAINRLFGYTIHNDKGKPTNSEFIAIIADKLRLKNKVS, via the coding sequence ATGGAAGATTCAAAAATATCGGTACTTATTGCAGATGATAACAAAGAATTTTGCAGCATATTAAATGACTACTTATTAAACCAAAGAGATATTGTAGTTACAGGAATTGCCAAGGATGGTAGAGAAGCATTAGAATTAATAGTAGAGAAAAAGCCGGATTTAGTTATCCTAGATATTATTATGCCACATTTAGATGGATTAGGTGTTCTTGAAAAATTAAATACCATGGATTTAGAAAAGGTTCCAAGAATAATTATTTTATCAGCTGTTGGTCAAGATAAGATTACTCAACAAGCAATAACTCTTGGTGCAGATTATTATACTGTAAAGCCTTTTGATATGGAAGTGTTTACAAAGAGAATAAGAGAAATGTTCAGTAATAATATAACTAGAGAAACGTCAATTAGAAGTTCATATCAATCATCAACAATGATGTCTTCAGTATCAGAAACTAAATCAAAAGCACCTGTAGATTTAGAAACAGAAATAACAAACATAATACATGAAGTAGGTGTTCCGGCACACATAAAAGGATACATGTACTTAAGAGAAGCTATAACTATGGTAGTAAACGATATGGAGCTGTTATCAGCAGTAACAAAGGAATTATATCCATCAATAGCTAAAAAGTATAATACAACAGCTTCAAGAGTTGAAAGGGCTATAAGACATGCGATTGAAGTAGCATGGGGCAGAGGTCAAATAGAAGCTATTAACAGACTATTTGGGTATACAATCCACAATGATAAAGGCAAGCCAACAAATAGTGAATTTATAGCTATTATAGCTGATAAATTAAGACTTAAGAATAAAGTTAGCTAA
- a CDS encoding toll/interleukin-1 receptor domain-containing protein, which yields MKPTIFFSHSSKDRDSLMKLRELIEEKTGGTINIFMSSDGQSIPFGSNWMYKIEEGLKDAKIMFVFVTPKSIDTGWIYFEAGYAYSKGIEVIPIGINIDIGSIKPPISLLQGFNLISEESINNIIHIINKKFDYSIKANFSRADFNQINYRSDETESLIGIKDSVDYITTNVFSYKTIDKEVSIDCKKLFEQIKDYLAEKNVEFVSENNNVLANGLKLYLNNQSNQLEFKMDAIGFFKQFALVNDIIKMCYEEKDSHFIIVRTKNNYKLLNDVIKVSSKIINNREFSISKRRLGGFNYKQYEFVIENEVIGSGVHTKEDIRIRIIYPTDNFDVAEILELINKLKQMDIIEEI from the coding sequence ATGAAACCAACAATATTTTTTAGTCATTCATCTAAGGATAGAGATTCGTTAATGAAATTAAGGGAATTAATTGAAGAAAAAACTGGTGGAACAATAAACATATTCATGTCAAGCGATGGACAAAGTATTCCGTTTGGTAGTAATTGGATGTATAAGATAGAAGAAGGATTGAAAGATGCGAAAATAATGTTCGTTTTTGTAACACCTAAGTCGATAGATACAGGATGGATATATTTTGAAGCTGGGTATGCATATTCAAAGGGAATAGAAGTAATCCCAATAGGAATAAATATAGATATTGGAAGCATTAAGCCACCTATTAGCTTACTACAAGGATTTAACTTAATATCAGAAGAAAGCATAAATAATATTATTCATATAATTAATAAGAAATTTGACTATTCAATTAAAGCTAATTTTTCAAGAGCTGATTTTAACCAAATTAACTATAGAAGTGATGAAACTGAATCTTTAATAGGAATTAAAGATTCGGTTGATTATATTACTACCAACGTATTTTCATATAAAACTATAGACAAAGAGGTATCTATAGATTGCAAAAAGTTGTTTGAACAAATTAAAGATTATTTAGCTGAAAAAAATGTTGAATTTGTTAGTGAAAATAATAATGTTTTAGCAAATGGATTAAAGCTATATCTTAATAACCAATCAAATCAATTAGAATTTAAAATGGATGCAATAGGATTTTTTAAACAATTTGCTTTAGTAAATGATATTATAAAAATGTGTTATGAAGAAAAGGATTCACATTTTATTATTGTTAGAACGAAAAATAATTACAAATTACTAAACGATGTTATTAAAGTTTCTTCTAAAATAATAAATAATCGTGAATTTTCAATAAGTAAAAGAAGATTAGGAGGTTTTAATTATAAACAGTATGAATTTGTAATTGAGAACGAGGTTATAGGAAGTGGAGTGCATACAAAAGAAGACATAAGAATACGAATAATATATCCTACAGATAATTTTGATGTAGCTGAAATATTAGAATTAATAAATAAATTGAAACAAATGGATATAATAGAGGAAATATAA
- a CDS encoding ADP-ribosyltransferase, translated as MLNNKAFKEFSTEDEAKEWVNENYGQWLEKIQITQYSYASKNVSDLLSGYSGNMDRVYNQMLRGKREFPKSQSKEFIENINIINNAISKLKLKENIQVWRWTSKNEFKKLFENAKIKKGHTFIDKAFMSTTLVSDLLENFAKSRKYDCLLKLYLPKGTKGAYIDFYDKYHLLNECEFLLPTNTSFVFQKKFFSFKYMKWIYECYLVGQD; from the coding sequence TTGTTAAATAACAAAGCATTTAAAGAATTTTCAACAGAAGATGAAGCTAAGGAGTGGGTAAACGAAAATTATGGTCAGTGGTTAGAAAAGATTCAAATAACCCAATATAGTTATGCAAGTAAAAATGTTAGTGATTTATTATCTGGTTATTCTGGAAATATGGATAGAGTATACAATCAAATGTTAAGAGGAAAGAGAGAATTTCCTAAAAGCCAAAGTAAAGAGTTTATAGAAAACATTAATATAATTAACAATGCAATATCAAAATTGAAACTTAAAGAAAACATTCAAGTGTGGCGTTGGACTTCCAAAAATGAATTTAAAAAATTATTTGAGAATGCTAAAATTAAAAAGGGTCATACTTTCATAGATAAGGCATTTATGAGCACAACACTAGTATCTGATTTGCTTGAAAATTTTGCTAAAAGCCGTAAGTATGATTGTTTACTAAAGCTGTACTTACCAAAAGGAACAAAAGGAGCATATATTGATTTCTATGACAAGTATCATTTGTTAAATGAATGTGAATTTTTGTTGCCAACTAATACAAGTTTTGTTTTTCAAAAGAAATTCTTTAGTTTTAAATATATGAAATGGATATATGAGTGTTATCTAGTTGGACAAGATTAA
- a CDS encoding DUF6516 family protein, producing the protein MKSFLSQKDVADVKISELHSLGRIIPNKYLNNLSDIISKCKLELEPCVSGKSKLPMYVQENPVKIEDRHFLATLICQPSLEEKKAKPAGLALNDESYFTIKELLLYDAEEKELYLYEYSYHFGIWDYDKNIECYYFRYDREVQKKNPPKKNIEHLHVHYDDPHFNSSYTTLKCVLDFISANWDESLEKFHIPELNVN; encoded by the coding sequence ATGAAGAGTTTTCTAAGTCAGAAGGATGTTGCAGATGTAAAGATTTCTGAATTACATTCACTTGGAAGAATAATTCCCAATAAATATCTAAATAATCTCTCAGATATTATATCTAAATGTAAGTTGGAATTAGAGCCATGCGTAAGTGGAAAATCAAAGTTACCTATGTATGTTCAAGAAAATCCTGTTAAGATTGAAGATAGACATTTTTTAGCGACACTTATATGCCAACCTAGTCTTGAAGAAAAAAAAGCTAAGCCAGCTGGACTTGCGTTGAATGATGAAAGTTACTTTACTATTAAAGAATTACTGTTATATGATGCAGAAGAAAAAGAGTTATATTTATATGAGTACAGTTATCATTTTGGAATATGGGATTATGATAAAAATATAGAGTGTTATTACTTTAGATATGATAGAGAAGTACAAAAAAAGAATCCACCTAAAAAGAATATAGAACATTTGCATGTTCATTATGATGACCCACATTTTAATTCTAGTTATACTACATTAAAATGCGTTTTAGACTTTATAAGTGCGAACTGGGACGAGTCACTTGAAAAATTCCATATTCCTGAACTTAATGTGAATTAA
- a CDS encoding recombinase family protein, protein MIYGYARVSTKGQAHDGNSLESQKEILKQNGAIEIYEDSFTGTKTDRPEFNKLLNKLEKGDTLIVTKLDRFARSMTQGSELVNELIEKGIKVNILNIGVMDNTASSKLIRNIFFSFAEFERDMIVERTQEGKAIARTKEGFKEGRPKAYTDKQLDNALSMLTINGGDKSYNEVAELLGISKSTLVRENNKRKVK, encoded by the coding sequence ATGATTTATGGATATGCAAGAGTTTCAACAAAAGGTCAAGCACATGATGGAAATAGTTTAGAAAGTCAAAAAGAAATATTAAAACAAAATGGGGCAATAGAAATATATGAAGATAGCTTTACGGGAACTAAGACAGATAGACCAGAATTTAATAAGTTACTAAATAAATTAGAGAAAGGTGATACATTAATAGTAACTAAGTTAGATAGATTTGCTAGGAGTATGACACAGGGTAGTGAGTTGGTAAATGAGTTGATTGAAAAAGGAATAAAGGTAAATATATTAAATATTGGTGTTATGGATAATACAGCATCTAGTAAACTAATTAGAAATATATTCTTTAGTTTTGCAGAGTTTGAACGTGATATGATAGTTGAAAGAACTCAAGAAGGTAAGGCAATAGCTAGGACTAAAGAAGGATTTAAAGAAGGTAGACCAAAAGCATATACAGATAAGCAATTAGATAATGCTTTATCAATGCTTACTATTAATGGTGGTGATAAGAGTTACAATGAAGTTGCCGAACTATTAGGGATATCTAAAAGTACATTAGTACGTGAAAATAACAAGCGTAAAGTTAAATAG
- a CDS encoding HNH endonuclease, whose amino-acid sequence MLKSTEEQYLEWASDVKLKPLFDSKYFIYHLIFSNYVEDGLFLLQKHDKNLEKYFKDNGISLDDDIEKIIRKLLRFNSSLDSIADNILVILDYLKWSYGINVNYAKINILKYKKNIQENTPKNKNEADKKYNSLPALRKALIEKYKQCQICGICNNRLLRQSHLKPKHISKKEGTIAEIFDINNVLLLCCNHDYLIDKGLITFDTEGNIIISKELCNEDNEDIEKLELNKNIKIVLEEKQKKYIKYHQENIFEKKHSKKNI is encoded by the coding sequence ATGTTAAAATCAACTGAAGAACAATATTTAGAGTGGGCATCAGATGTAAAACTTAAACCATTATTTGATAGTAAGTATTTCATTTATCATTTAATATTTTCTAATTATGTAGAAGATGGATTATTTCTATTGCAAAAACATGATAAGAATTTAGAAAAGTATTTTAAGGATAATGGAATATCTTTAGATGATGATATAGAAAAAATAATTAGGAAATTATTACGGTTTAACTCAAGTTTGGATTCAATAGCAGATAATATTTTAGTAATATTAGACTATCTCAAATGGTCATATGGTATAAATGTAAATTATGCAAAAATAAATATATTAAAATATAAGAAAAATATACAAGAAAATACACCAAAAAATAAGAATGAAGCAGATAAAAAATATAACAGTTTACCTGCTTTGAGAAAAGCTTTAATAGAAAAGTATAAACAATGTCAGATTTGTGGGATATGCAATAATAGATTATTAAGACAAAGTCATTTAAAACCTAAGCATATTAGTAAAAAAGAGGGGACTATAGCTGAAATATTCGATATTAACAATGTACTGTTATTATGTTGTAATCATGATTATTTAATAGATAAAGGTTTAATAACATTTGATACTGAGGGTAATATTATTATATCTAAAGAATTATGTAATGAAGATAATGAAGATATTGAAAAATTAGAATTAAATAAAAATATAAAGATAGTATTAGAAGAAAAGCAAAAGAAATATATAAAATATCATCAAGAAAATATATTTGAAAAAAAACATAGTAAGAAAAATATCTAA
- a CDS encoding DUF2806 domain-containing protein yields the protein MDEETKKSLISDLGGLSAPMTKLIEVVSNALGCAFEPWQTRRVAKATGDEIRTLSDAMKGLKGNCVIKKGELEIAFDSSNIEVRSLETMMAREVKKQDNIENVLVKAQDFIQEKESVSAEPVDQDWATRFFNIAQDVSDEEMQNLWAKILSDEVEEPKSYSLRTLEAIRNLSKEEAKLVTKFCELGFGGKEIACIVGDDNFGDKKGIKFLDRILLEELNIAKFNLRLELAPNEEIYLVCGDKVICIESTEQRINIPIAKFTTIGSEIYNLVKKNLNISYAKEVADFIKDKGVCNVKLADFDIKNDKCIYDNKINL from the coding sequence ATGGATGAAGAAACAAAAAAATCATTGATATCTGATTTGGGAGGATTAAGCGCGCCGATGACTAAACTCATTGAAGTTGTTTCGAATGCGTTGGGGTGTGCATTTGAACCTTGGCAAACAAGAAGAGTGGCGAAAGCAACTGGAGATGAGATAAGAACTTTAAGTGATGCTATGAAGGGGCTTAAAGGAAATTGTGTAATTAAGAAAGGTGAATTAGAAATTGCTTTTGATAGTAGTAATATAGAAGTAAGAAGCTTGGAAACTATGATGGCTAGAGAAGTAAAAAAACAAGATAATATAGAAAATGTTTTAGTGAAAGCACAAGATTTTATTCAAGAAAAAGAAAGTGTTTCAGCAGAACCAGTTGACCAAGATTGGGCAACAAGATTTTTTAATATAGCGCAGGATGTTTCTGATGAGGAAATGCAGAATTTATGGGCTAAAATATTGTCCGATGAGGTTGAAGAGCCAAAATCATATTCATTAAGAACTTTAGAGGCTATAAGGAATTTATCTAAGGAGGAGGCGAAGCTAGTTACCAAGTTCTGTGAATTAGGCTTTGGTGGTAAAGAGATAGCTTGCATAGTTGGCGATGACAATTTTGGGGATAAAAAAGGTATTAAATTTCTTGATAGAATACTACTAGAGGAATTAAATATAGCTAAATTTAATTTACGCCTTGAGCTAGCTCCAAATGAAGAAATTTATCTTGTTTGTGGAGATAAGGTGATTTGTATTGAAAGTACAGAACAGAGGATAAATATTCCTATAGCAAAGTTTACCACAATAGGAAGTGAGATATATAATTTGGTTAAGAAAAATTTAAACATAAGTTATGCGAAAGAGGTTGCAGATTTTATAAAAGATAAAGGAGTATGTAACGTAAAATTAGCAGATTTTGATATTAAAAATGATAAATGTATCTATGATAATAAAATTAACTTGTAA
- a CDS encoding 1,4-dihydroxy-6-naphthoate synthase has product MSMYDNLYCKIFIDTDEEREKVLNSIKDIVSGAIERWTIISESMEIELRKNEEFNKREISRKEDGFFYSRYYLDIEPKENIEQEEYIFGIAILLENLWSIGYKAVASCDFENELPRKGGYRCEQR; this is encoded by the coding sequence ATGAGTATGTATGATAACTTATACTGCAAGATATTTATTGATACTGATGAAGAGAGGGAAAAGGTACTTAATTCAATTAAAGACATTGTTTCTGGTGCTATAGAAAGATGGACGATTATTTCAGAGTCAATGGAAATAGAATTAAGAAAAAATGAAGAATTTAATAAAAGGGAAATATCAAGAAAAGAAGATGGTTTCTTTTATTCGAGGTATTATCTTGATATAGAACCAAAGGAAAACATAGAACAAGAAGAGTATATTTTCGGAATAGCAATCCTACTAGAAAATTTATGGTCAATAGGATATAAGGCTGTTGCTTCATGTGATTTTGAAAATGAATTACCTAGAAAAGGTGGTTATAGATGTGAACAAAGATAA
- a CDS encoding flavodoxin family protein: protein MKTLILNGSPRKNGDTMTWVNEFIKQLDGEYKIVNAYNCNIKPCIDCRYCWKNDGCCQNDEMQEVYNYIQECDNILIASPIYFSELTGQLLAIMSRLQTYWCARFFRNVNPIDKIKKGGILLVGGGDGSMKKATDTAECLLHKMNAESIGVAYSHNTENISPIDDKNAIENMEKILMQFNELR, encoded by the coding sequence ATGAAAACACTTATATTAAATGGTTCACCAAGAAAGAATGGTGATACTATGACTTGGGTAAATGAATTTATTAAGCAATTAGATGGAGAATATAAAATTGTAAATGCGTATAATTGTAATATAAAACCTTGTATTGATTGCAGATACTGTTGGAAAAATGATGGATGTTGCCAGAATGATGAGATGCAGGAAGTATATAACTATATACAAGAATGCGATAATATTTTAATAGCTTCACCGATATATTTTTCTGAACTGACAGGGCAATTATTAGCAATAATGAGTAGATTACAAACTTATTGGTGTGCAAGATTTTTTAGAAATGTAAACCCAATAGATAAAATAAAGAAAGGTGGGATATTATTAGTTGGAGGTGGAGATGGTTCTATGAAAAAAGCTACAGATACAGCAGAATGTTTACTACATAAAATGAATGCTGAATCAATTGGAGTAGCATATTCACATAATACAGAAAATATTTCGCCTATTGATGATAAAAATGCCATTGAAAATATGGAAAAGATACTAATGCAATTTAATGAATTAAGATAA
- the spoIVB gene encoding SpoIVB peptidase, translating to MKKKLLCTTGLIITPIFILILITTISIRKLPSKIYTKDDKTVQSIAPIGNTIKKIGNVGNEYEIKFLGMIPLKSVEVQKIKDLEICPGGNPIGVRVNSEGVLVVGYSDIEVDNKKEESPGKAGGLEIGDVILKVNGEDMENSLDLLKTIKESDNEYIKVNILRSGKNLTKTIHLKKENSKDYKIGLWIRDSTAGVGTMTFYDDKTKTFGALGHPITDCDTNEPFLIKKGDMLESSIISVRKGEKGLPGELKGIFLNENNPSGTIEKNTQSGIFGEVTNTEYLNKSAKPLKVGFRDEIYVGKAKIITTIDENGPQEFDIEIEKVLNQSVPNSKSMVIKVTDPRLLQKTGGIVQGMSGSPIIQNNKIIGAVTHVLINKPDTGYGIYIEWMLQDAGIIK from the coding sequence ATGAAGAAAAAACTTTTATGTACAACTGGTTTAATTATAACTCCAATCTTTATTTTGATTTTAATTACTACAATTAGTATAAGAAAATTGCCAAGCAAAATATATACTAAAGATGATAAAACGGTTCAGTCTATTGCACCTATAGGAAATACAATCAAAAAAATCGGAAATGTTGGAAATGAATATGAAATAAAATTTTTAGGAATGATTCCATTAAAATCAGTAGAAGTTCAAAAAATAAAAGACTTAGAGATATGTCCAGGTGGAAATCCTATTGGTGTGAGGGTAAATAGTGAAGGTGTGCTTGTGGTTGGATATTCTGATATTGAAGTTGATAACAAAAAAGAAGAAAGTCCGGGAAAAGCTGGTGGTCTTGAAATTGGAGATGTGATTTTAAAAGTCAATGGTGAAGATATGGAAAACTCTCTTGATTTACTAAAAACAATAAAAGAATCTGATAATGAGTATATAAAGGTCAATATATTAAGAAGCGGAAAAAATCTTACAAAGACAATTCATTTAAAGAAAGAAAATAGTAAAGACTATAAAATTGGGTTATGGATTAGAGATTCTACAGCTGGAGTTGGAACAATGACATTTTACGATGATAAAACTAAAACATTTGGTGCATTAGGACATCCAATTACAGATTGTGATACAAATGAGCCGTTTTTAATTAAAAAAGGAGATATGCTGGAATCTTCTATAATAAGCGTTAGGAAGGGCGAAAAAGGACTGCCAGGTGAACTAAAAGGCATTTTCTTAAACGAAAATAATCCAAGTGGAACAATTGAAAAAAATACTCAAAGTGGAATTTTTGGAGAAGTTACGAACACAGAATACCTAAATAAAAGTGCAAAGCCACTTAAAGTTGGATTTAGAGACGAAATATATGTAGGTAAAGCAAAGATAATTACAACTATTGATGAAAATGGACCGCAAGAATTTGATATTGAAATTGAGAAAGTTTTAAATCAATCTGTTCCAAATTCTAAGAGTATGGTGATAAAGGTCACAGATCCAAGATTATTACAAAAAACTGGAGGTATCGTTCAAGGAATGAGTGGAAGTCCTATAATTCAAAATAATAAAATAATAGGAGCAGTGACACATGTACTAATTAATAAGCCTGATACAGGATATGGGATATATATAGAATGGATGCTTCAAGATGCAGGAATAATAAAGTAA
- a CDS encoding HNH endonuclease codes for MLNTKDKAIVNNYCKEQIKGKDKIRVRLLALDLTEHYALYEIMEYIKKDLNIADEYILHSKATYLTEMHGHKRISPNDIHYANVYLHQYYVHKAFNIPMETLGKYIIHHIDRDKHNNSISNLWVFYNQQLHQSYHMALEKDKDISISKFTKDWLEDNISPENSEDLKEYLKLLLRVENTKKCLSLDGLDNAM; via the coding sequence ATGTTAAATACCAAAGACAAAGCGATAGTTAATAACTATTGCAAAGAACAAATAAAAGGAAAGGATAAAATAAGAGTGAGGTTACTGGCGTTAGACCTTACAGAGCATTACGCTTTATACGAAATTATGGAGTATATAAAAAAAGATTTAAATATTGCAGATGAATATATACTACATTCTAAAGCAACATATCTAACAGAAATGCATGGTCATAAAAGAATAAGTCCCAATGATATTCATTATGCAAACGTATACCTGCATCAGTATTATGTGCATAAAGCTTTTAATATACCTATGGAAACACTAGGGAAGTATATAATACATCATATCGACAGGGATAAGCATAATAATTCAATAAGCAATTTATGGGTGTTCTATAATCAACAATTGCATCAATCTTATCATATGGCTTTAGAAAAGGATAAAGATATAAGCATAAGCAAATTTACGAAAGATTGGCTAGAAGACAATATAAGTCCTGAGAATAGCGAAGATTTAAAAGAATATTTAAAGTTATTATTAAGAGTGGAAAATACAAAAAAATGCTTGAGCCTTGATGGGTTAGATAACGCTATGTAG
- a CDS encoding recombinase family protein: MIFGYMRISTQKEKQTTDRQRITLEQYAKDNEFEFDEIVEERISGTIKAESRPQFSELKDKLRANDILIVTDIDRLGRNADDIIIEFKKLKAQDIRIIALDTPYLNEWEKVQDSSIYNMIADIFITLKAHMAQQEREKTVARINQGLAVAKSKGKTLGRPQAELPKEFIKEYKKFKDGEYGKMSASSFAKTLGIGRSTLYKYINIYEKQEV, encoded by the coding sequence ATGATATTTGGATACATGAGAATAAGCACACAAAAGGAAAAGCAAACAACAGACCGTCAGAGAATTACATTAGAGCAATACGCAAAAGATAATGAATTTGAGTTTGATGAAATAGTCGAAGAACGTATAAGTGGAACAATTAAAGCTGAAAGTAGACCACAATTTAGTGAGTTAAAGGATAAATTAAGAGCAAATGACATATTAATCGTAACTGATATTGATAGGCTTGGAAGAAACGCAGATGACATTATAATAGAATTTAAGAAGTTAAAGGCTCAAGATATTAGAATAATAGCATTAGATACTCCATATTTAAATGAGTGGGAAAAGGTTCAAGATAGTTCAATTTATAATATGATAGCGGATATATTTATAACTCTTAAGGCACACATGGCACAACAGGAACGCGAAAAGACAGTTGCTAGAATAAATCAAGGATTAGCAGTTGCAAAGTCTAAAGGAAAAACACTAGGTAGACCACAAGCTGAATTGCCAAAGGAATTTATTAAGGAATATAAGAAGTTTAAAGATGGTGAATATGGTAAGATGTCTGCTAGTTCATTTGCAAAGACTTTAGGAATTGGAAGAAGTACATTATATAAATACATTAATATATATGAAAAGCAAGAAGTTTAA
- a CDS encoding tyrosine-type recombinase/integrase, with the protein MPKIKTKKEFNIYIQDFLDYCKLKNLSIKTIKSYYQTLALFSKYLEEEKQISKVDEVNKNIVEEYLEFTKERGKYSYVANDKSLEINFQQNRRDLGKEISPVTINCYLRNIKVFLNWLEENQIIKTNTVSKAKFLKVKRKAKDQITDDEWKALIKAMDLTKFHEYRDYVITNLILDTGMRLTECINLTINDIDLDRRSILIPAEINKSKKDRVVFYSPIMTKILQKWLRFKDSMQSTELLFPTQRTNSILTAPNFERNFRGYMSRIGLNKNITPHSLRNNFARRFLIASKGDIYTLSRLLGHSSVTVTEKAYLDLSDEDLRNAYQKYSPLENIKKW; encoded by the coding sequence ATGCCAAAAATTAAAACAAAAAAGGAATTTAATATCTATATTCAAGATTTCTTAGATTACTGCAAACTTAAAAATTTATCGATTAAAACAATAAAAAGTTATTATCAAACATTGGCTCTATTTAGTAAGTATTTAGAGGAAGAAAAACAAATATCAAAAGTAGATGAAGTTAATAAAAATATTGTAGAAGAATACTTAGAATTTACTAAGGAAAGAGGAAAATATTCATATGTTGCAAATGACAAAAGCTTAGAGATTAATTTTCAACAGAATAGAAGGGATTTAGGTAAAGAAATTAGTCCAGTAACAATAAATTGCTATTTAAGAAATATAAAGGTGTTTCTTAATTGGCTGGAGGAAAATCAAATTATAAAAACTAATACTGTATCAAAAGCAAAATTTTTAAAAGTAAAACGAAAAGCTAAAGACCAAATAACAGATGATGAATGGAAAGCTCTTATAAAAGCTATGGATTTAACAAAATTCCATGAATATAGAGATTATGTAATAACAAATTTAATTTTAGATACAGGAATGAGATTAACAGAGTGCATTAATTTAACAATAAATGATATTGATTTAGATAGAAGAAGTATATTAATACCAGCTGAAATAAATAAAAGTAAAAAGGATAGAGTAGTTTTCTATAGTCCAATAATGACAAAGATACTACAAAAATGGCTTAGATTTAAAGATAGTATGCAAAGTACTGAATTACTATTTCCAACTCAAAGAACTAACAGCATACTTACAGCACCTAATTTTGAAAGAAATTTTAGAGGTTATATGTCAAGAATAGGATTAAATAAAAATATTACACCTCATTCATTAAGAAATAATTTTGCTAGACGTTTTTTAATTGCATCTAAGGGTGATATTTATACACTATCAAGACTACTAGGTCATAGTTCTGTAACTGTTACTGAAAAGGCATATTTAGACTTATCAGATGAAGATTTAAGAAATGCCTATCAAAAATATAGTCCATTGGAAAATATAAAGAAGTGGTAA